The sequence GTTGGTTTAGAATGTTGACATTAAATCGACATTCTTCCATATAGAATGTTTTTTTAGGCTATCAAAAACGATGCGAGTAGTTTTTACGTTTCTATGCGTAGAAGCGTGCTGAATtgttacatgtaaatgtttattGTTGTGATGTGCATATTATGCTTACATAGGGTTAGGGCCTGCATTATTCACGATGTTGTCTATTTCCCTGTGTCCGTTAGAGATCATGCTGCCTTGGATCCTTCTGAGCCTTTTCAGTATCTGCCATGGTGAGATTTACGTGAATTGTAAGCTTGAAGTTAAACGTTTAACAAATGTTCTAACTCTAACTTTCTATCTCCCAATCGTTCAGCCTACAAAACTAACGTGGTGTGCTATGGACATGACGCCATCTTCCCTAACGATGTATCTGTCTCAATGTACTTACACAAAGTGTTCTTCACTCCATCATCTCCCCCTGGCCTCATCACAATGGTGATGGATGAGGTGAGTGAGACTGCCacagtctgacagacagacacacacacatgcaattgTGCACAGCACAATCGTCACGTTGTTAGAATGGGTATTAGTTGAGGAGGTTTGATAATTGGCATTGTGAAAAAAGAAACTCCTTTGCTATCCAAATAGAATAAACTTTCTAAAGATATACTCTAACTTTGTGTTTTGAAGAGCACGTCTCTTGACCCTCGGTTCAAGAGAAGGTCCTTTTCCACAAAGTTACAGGATGTTACCATGGCTGATGAAGGAATATACTCAGTCCTGTTTCCAGAGAATGATAAACCTTTGCCTGTTCTCGGCATTACAGTAAAAGGTGAGACCACATCGCGGAACATTATTACATGCATGTTTAAAAACATGTTGCTGTAATTTGATTGAAATAATTTAGATGATCTGCCACAGAGCTGTATACCGTTAATGGGGTAAGAACGTATGTtatgtgtacttatatgtcagAGTGCATTATATATGATACAGTGCTGACCTGTCCATCGCTTCATCCACTCATCTCTTAGATTGTTCAAAAGAGGCATGGCTAAAATATGGAATGAGTTACTCCCTTGAGGTGTCCAGAGCTGTCTCCCTCATCGACTACTCTCCACTGAATGATGACAAGGTTATTGTCATGTGGGACCGCACCCATCTTGTAAACACAGCCAGAGGGACACTAGAGAAAGGAAACTTTGTGATGGATAAGCTGACTCAGACAGACCAAGGTGTTTACACCTTccgagggagaagagggaagtTCTTACACCGAATCCGCATCTACATTGAAGGTACATAGCAGCTTCAACTGGGGATTGTACGTTTTGGGATCAGGTGGCATTTTAATAGCGAATGTTATCTTGGTTTACTGTGCCCTTTACCTTGTGAATGAATACCCCTCCTGTTACAGAGTGGACGCTCAGTAAGGCTGTGCAGGCAGGAGAAGTCTTTGAGTTCAGCTTCCCACTGGATCCCTCTGAGGTCAGCCTCGCATTCAAGCCAAGCTTCAGTGATGATGCTGCCTCACCCTTCACTCTGATGGATGGTGGGGTACTGGTAAACAGGTATTTTGTtcgtttttattatttattcatttgttGTCGTTTTTATATGATGAGCGGGCTGTCACCCCTCTATCCAATTTATGATATGTATATATGGGCGTGACAATGGTTTAGACATTGGGGGGATCCAAATAAATACCCTTTAGtataattttgttgttgttaagtgcattgcctacaattctatattttatatatgtaAATGCGCACATATATGTAAATCTAAATGTGCACATTTAGAACATAGTTTCGAGGACTACATTGACCATTTGAATTCACATCTCAAGGAATAGTGTAATTTCTCAGAGACCCATGCCTGCCTGCATTGTGACCACGTCATTTTATCAGAAAAACAGCGACTCATGCTTTTATGAGGCTACTCGTTTTATTTGCTTAGCGTTACACATTTAGTTGGTATCAAGGTACTTACTGTCTGAAAAAAACTGTGTATGCTTGGCTGCTGGTCCAGTTTTCTCTGCTTTTTAGGTAACCTCAAATCCCCCATtactctgcctcctctccaACAAGTTAACTAACGTTACTTTCTTTGCACTCAACTGACTGACGAAAAAGTGTTTGGTAACTATGACAACGCAGAACGGTGcaaggtggattcaaacaaaatcacACGGGGGGATTCAAACACTTATGTTTTTCTTAACAAATGgaaataaattgaaaataaataagacataacaagagaccgatccattgacagggttcataaaaggagaacatatattttacatattttctgctgtatattggGGGACAGATTGATATTTtctcaatattgggggggacacgaccccTCCTAAGAATGCGTGGTTACgcccttgtgtgtgtatatatatatatatatgtgtatatatatatatatatatgtgtatgtatgtatatatatatatcttggtttaaaaaaataatgtatttattacattttaCGTTTGGTAGAGGAGGAATACACAGGAGAAGACCAAAGGCATACCTAATGACTGGAGGCAGGATTAGAACCTTGTAAAGGCCTTGTGTATTtatctgctctctcacacaaaggTGGCTGTTTAAGGAAAGGATTCACTATGTTGGCGGGCTCACAAAAGAGTTGCAGATTACAGATTTGATGCCCGAAGATCAAGGCACCTTCTGggtcagagacagacatgggAACCTGGCTAAGGTGGTGGAGCTAACTGTTGTATCACCACATATCCCAGGTTAGTCACAGTACAATATACAGTATTACaatgcagtttcagaaaaatacaaatgtatgttaTTAGTACATTTTACATAGTTTTTTTATTCTGGTGATGGTTGTTGTTGGTTTTTAGGAATTCTAATGATTCAAAATGTCCCCTGTAATAACTGACCAACTCTTTTCTATTATTCAGTTACAGATACAGGTATAATCAACTATCCTTTGCTTTTTGCAAGTGTTGCAGTCAGCGTGCTTGTTACGTGCCTTGCCAAGTGTTGCTGCTGTAGGAAAAGTAGTACGAAAAGCAAATCTGATGCCAGTACTCCTGAAGAACTGGTTGTCTTCCATCATGAGGTAAGTAGAAAGGCAAAACAAAGTGTGCTGGATAAAATGTCTGCTATTGGACTGAAACTCATAGGATGTGGGTGTGTTCAGCTGGTAAGTGTTGATATGTTGTTTTCCCTTCTGTGTACCCgtacaatatgtgtgtgttttttagaCCACCATTATTGGCCCTAGACCCACAGAACCGTATACAGGGATCCAACACGACCCTCCCTATAACCCTGACcatccctctatctctactTCCAACCAACAACCTCAAGACGCAGATGTCTTGACTCATCCAGTACGTCCAGCATCAATcttgtttctcttttttttcttttctttacttTACAATGATGTTCTACCATTTTTCTTCCTTTGTTTATTTGGTTGTGTCTTCCgaccttcttcttttttttcccttttctgCTTTCATTCTGCTTTTCATTTACACATCTGGTTAAATGTGTAAAACTTTTCCTTTCTAtaaaatgtgtctgtgtttattcCATAGTTCAATGTCGTTGCTGGTGATGAGCCTCCATCCTATAATGCTGCATCATATTTTCAGGTATGGGATTACCTTGACTTCCCACTTCCACACACAACCAGGGCCTTTTTTCTTCAGGGGCTAGCATcgggacacaccacacacacatgattgTTCTATCCTTATTGTTCAGGGGCTAGCATCGGAACAcatgcctgtacacacacaccacacacatcacacacaccacacacatcacacacaacacacacacacctgactgttCTGTCCTCTCTGTTCAGGGGATAGACTCAGGAAGCGTGGCAGCTCCATCACTCTCAATGGGTTTCGACTGCCTCTCCTCTGACTCAGGGATCCAGTTTGAGTTTCCCAGGGGAGTAGGCTTCCCCTTGACCCCCCCACTGACCTCAGACCCACCCTCCTATGCAGATGTCTACACCTCGGATAAACTCAACTTTTCCTAGTGTACATACACCACCCAGAATATACACTACTTCGACCTAGTGTAAAAGGGATCGCTAATACCTCATTTTAATATCAAAAGTCTTCTTATTAGGAGTCTTCTCTCTCAATAGGTTTTATAATATATGACAAATGTTCTATTAATAGcctagacaacatgaacattTGGTGTGTTTCAGAGTTTTTAACAATCACTTAATCGTTTGTACACAATCGCTATTTATAGAATGTTTTATGGGAATGTTTTATTATTCCACCATGTGTATCAGACCAACCACTACCAAGCTAACTAATGTGCCTGACTACCCAGCCATAATCCTACTCAGTGGATAAGAGAGTATATAGTATAATTATTCAATAGCTGGTCTAACATGAGTGCATTAACTTACTGACCATGAAAATAAGTGGCCTTTGAAGTGCCAGTATAAGGCCAATATTTCTAACTTCTTTTATTGAATTCCTTGATTTGGAATGTAGTGGAatgtattttgtaatgtttcaaaatgtgtgtgtgtgtctgtatgtgtgtgtatatatatatgtgtgtgtgtgtatacgagaGAGATTAACATATTAACAGTTCATTAGTTTTCAACATTAATGCCATTATTGGCATGTGCTGAATATCATAGTTCTGTGGATAGGTGTTGGAGTAGAATCCTTGAAGGCATTATTACTTTACCGACATGTAACTGTCTACTGCCATACTATCATCATTTTCTTTAATGATTACTTGATAAATGGATTTTGGTTACAATAACCAGTTACAAATCCTGATGAATTGGGATGTTATCTATACTGTATGTTTTAAGAGTTTATTAAACAATGTTTAAGTAGTTTTTTTTCAGTTGATCAAGTAGTGCTATAACAGTAACATGAAAACACTGGCAGACATACTGTAGACCCCTGATCATTGTTTTGAAATCACTAATTTACTGTCAATATCAATCAAcacttacagtgccctccaaaagtattggaacagtgaggcgaattcctttattcttgctgtagactgaaaacatttgggcttgacatcaaataatgaacgtgagaccagagatcaacgtttcagcttttatttccaggtatttacatcaggatctgatgcacaactaagaaaatatcacattttgtttgaatccacccatttgtcatgtgagcaaaagtattggaacagatatacttaaaacatatttaagtgaataagacttaatatttagttgcaaatcctttgctttcaataactgcagcaagtctgtgacccattgacgtcaccaaacttttgcattcttcctttttgatgctttcccaggctttcactgcagcctctttcagttgttgtttgttttgtggggttcctcccttcagtctcctcttaagcaggtaaaatgcatgctctatagggtttaagtctggagattgacttggccagtctaataccttccatttcttgcccctgatgaactcctttgttgttttggcagtgtgttttgggtcgttatcttgctgcatgatgaaggctctgccaatcagtttggttgcatctttccttaaattggcagacaaaatgtttctgtagacttccgagttcattttgctgctgccatcatgtgttacatcctcaatgaagattaatgagcccgtcctagaagaagccatgcaagcccaagccatgacattacctccaccgtgtttcacagatgagcttgtgtgttggggatcatgagcagttcctttctttctccaaactttagcctttccatcactttggtaaaagttaatctttgtctcatcagtccataaaactttgtcccagaatttttgaggttcatctctgtactttttggcaaattccagcctggccttcctattcttcttgctaatgagtggtttgcatcttctggtgtagcccttgtacttttgttcatgaagtcttctgcgaacagtagatagtgataccttcactcctgccatctggaggttgttgctgatctcactaacagttgttttagggtctttctttacagctctcacaatgtttctgtcatcaactgctgatgttttccttggtctacctgttcgacgtctgttacttagtacaccagtagttttcttcttcttcaggacattccaaatggttgtactggctatggccaatgtttctgcaatggctctgattgattttccatcttctctaagactcacaattgcttgtttttcacccaaagacagcgctccggttttcatgttgttttcacctctgaatacagtctgcatagacaaaacctatcttacccaatctgaacctgagtgtagacattcagtggtatttattgattgaataatgtatgtaataggacacacctgggcaacaaaacacacctgtcagtcatatgttccaatacttttgctcacgtgacaaatgggtgggttcgaacaaaaaggtgatattttctaatttgtgcatcagatcctgatgtaaatacctggaaataaaagctgaaacgttgatctctggtttcacgttcatcgtttgatgtcaagcccaaatgttttcagtctacagcaaaaataaaggaattggcctcactgttccaatacttttggagggcactgtaagtaTGGTGGATAGTTGCATAGTGAATGTTCATTTCTGCAGTATATGAAATATACATATAATAAATCCATCATAGCAGGCACACTGTGAAATATATAGAATTGTAATACATTGACAGGTTTTACAGACACAGTGGCATTACGAGAGGTCATCATGTCTGAAAACACGTTATGTGCATGGTATTAAAAAAAGTGAACTTTCAGCAAAAAAAGTACGCTAGACACACTGCGATAGTAATATGATCGTAGACCATCGACATACGAGAAGTCATCATGTAGCAAAATGCATTTTACGCCTACATTAAGCCGCAAAATGGTCTGTAAAGATGTCTGTTAACAGAGAACtgatataatacattttgatcaacatgacAGTTGATAATGAAGAAAAAAGTAAACAACTGTAAgatacataatcatttgcatgaatgtaccagagcattggcaatttctttaaaggggtcattgattgcagaaccgaatttaccttTTTACagttgaataacaacagttcagtgagtaaaatggacatacattgaacccaaagtccattgacacttctttcctatctaaatctcacaacttgaaactgcagctgtaaaacgATCGGTTTCGAAAAAGCAGAACATTATGATAAATTGATTTTATAATACTACTTTCATAAGTAACTAGATGtgaaggttgaacaagtacttttgagaatttcaattgtgatttgACAATTgtatcaccagctgcatcacagacactgcattatctataattccagaaatctgtgtgcaTCATCgacatcacgggcactgtgccagtagtaccagaccctcgtacatttcatttgtacagagggtctgggatctctccattgacaaacgttaacttccttgaaggcgggtcctctgttgaagtttaaaactattggatccgcccagagccactctgatttgccataaccaatcgcaagcgttcgccttagccaactccttcaccactactgtaacggagctagctgccgtactggaaaatcaaacttttcccgaaccccgtggggaggagggccacaacatcatggccaccaacaaaactcagcaaggaatgttcttgctccggctttaacctatattcggcagcgttgccataaccgcagaatagtttcgctcgcatctttctccgccgccattactgaagtactcaaacaagtgcacaacattaacgtcatcgttctcggccactccctctgttcgctgattggacctacaaaaaatgtgtttctggaaaccgacttcagagccgagctcccagacctagtacagaagcaaaatccaaattgagcggaagtgcgttggagggcagagccaggctactatAGGGCATCTATAGTTCAAGGAATCTGTATttatgtgtttcactgacatcttgatcaccgactgcatcacagATACAATGATTTCAGAATGACAGAAACatacatagcctacattttacTTACATGGTAGTTTGTGATACCATACGTTCAGGCTGATGCACATTAAATATGTCTATGAATCGTTTACAGTACAATTTCCCCCGAAAAACTAAATCCACATTCCTATCCTCTATTTCCCCGATACAAAAACCAGGTTAAAAAAGTTATTGGTTAATagcatttataaaaaaaaaaaatttaaagGTCAACTGAGATGTGTTTAATGGGTGTATGGGATTTTTAATCAATGAAGCAAAGGTCTGTAATAAAGGACCTCAACCTATGTATTGTTTCATGTTAATCATTgagtgtcattttattttgatgaggTGGTGGATGAGGAGCTGACAGTGCGCGGTTTAAAGAGAACTTCAGGGAGAGGTCACATAGCCGTGAACATCGCTTgatgttgcttgctttcctacaggtacactcttgcacttttgaggttcatgttgtttcattgtaacttgtttaactacatgttcTTATGTTTCTACCCAAtagcacttatttgcttttcacaatgtctgcttcatgttttggctacccgcaatgtttttgaggCTATCTCTGTAATGATCAttaacctatgcacttttgtaaagctctctgttggaagtcgctttggataaaagcgtctgctacatgaataaatgtaaatatacaaaataatatacaaaacagtatactaaacctctaatacacacaataacctatactaaccttataaacctatacaAACCTTAAGACAACCGGggtacaattagtgcaatattgctgatagtgcaaccagtaactgaaagtgacagtgtgttaaGTGGCTAGTGAGAAAGTGTCGAGAgtgtatcaatgtccatatcaatgtccgttcagaagcctgatggcccttggaaagaaactgttgtcctgTCTGCGTACCGAATGCTTCGGTATCGCCTGCCAAAAGGCAACAGCGTAAAAAGACTGAAgaatgggtggtaacagtctcttcgAACACCAGCCTTCTTTTTTCCCTTTTCTGCTGTCACTCTTTCCCTTCGGTTAAATGAGTGCAAAACCTTTCCTTTCTataata comes from Hypomesus transpacificus isolate Combined female chromosome 2, fHypTra1, whole genome shotgun sequence and encodes:
- the LOC124474964 gene encoding uncharacterized protein LOC124474964 → MLPWILLSLFSICHAYKTNVVCYGHDAIFPNDVSVSMYLHKVFFTPSSPPGLITMVMDESTSLDPRFKRRSFSTKLQDVTMADEGIYSVLFPENDKPLPVLGITVKDCSKEAWLKYGMSYSLEVSRAVSLIDYSPLNDDKVIVMWDRTHLVNTARGTLEKGNFVMDKLTQTDQGVYTFRGRRGKFLHRIRIYIEEWTLSKAVQAGEVFEFSFPLDPSEVSLAFKPSFSDDAASPFTLMDGGVLVNRWLFKERIHYVGGLTKELQITDLMPEDQGTFWVRDRHGNLAKVVELTVVSPHIPVTDTGIINYPLLFASVAVSVLVTCLAKCCCCRKSSTKSKSDASTPEELVVFHHETTIIGPRPTEPYTGIQHDPPYNPDHPSISTSNQQPQDADVLTHPFNVVAGDEPPSYNAASYFQGIDSGSVAAPSLSMGFDCLSSDSGIQFEFPRGVGFPLTPPLTSDPPSYADVYTSDKLNFS